A window from Lactiplantibacillus pentosus encodes these proteins:
- a CDS encoding acetyl-CoA carboxylase biotin carboxylase subunit, with product MFRKLLIANRGEIAVRIIKACRQLNIQTVAVCSTADRHAGYTRLADEVVCIGPAAASGSYLNAEAILMAAINTHADAIHPGYGFLAENADFAAMCAECGIAWIGPQTEQIKLMGDKAQAKAFARQQQVPVLAGQSIQGLDWPEIKQAAIAIGFPLVLKASYGGGGKGIRVLADVHELHQQLRAARQEAAASFLNDAMYLEQFLTTARHIEVQVLGTGQDLFILGDRDCSLQLHKQKVLEESPASILTAAQRRNLYKLSRQLLAGTHYQSLGTIEYLFADGQFYFMEMNTRLQVEHGVTELTTGIDIVAEQIKQAAGVAVTFPEHVGLQPQCIAIEARLTATLPVTQTKIETLQWPENVRIDTDYHQGDHLVTMYDGLIAKIMVTGADRITAVHNLQRALAAVKLQGPTTNLDFLRQTVARPAYVNDQYTIHSLARWEASK from the coding sequence ATGTTTCGCAAGCTGTTAATCGCGAATCGGGGCGAAATCGCCGTCCGGATTATCAAGGCCTGTCGACAATTGAATATTCAAACGGTGGCGGTGTGCTCAACCGCTGACCGCCACGCGGGCTATACGCGATTGGCGGATGAAGTGGTGTGCATCGGACCGGCTGCAGCGAGTGGGTCATATCTGAACGCCGAAGCTATTTTGATGGCCGCCATTAATACGCATGCGGATGCGATTCATCCGGGCTACGGGTTCTTAGCTGAAAACGCCGATTTTGCCGCGATGTGTGCGGAATGCGGCATCGCTTGGATTGGCCCCCAGACTGAACAGATCAAGTTGATGGGGGACAAAGCCCAGGCGAAGGCCTTTGCCCGTCAACAGCAAGTTCCCGTACTGGCTGGTCAATCGATCCAAGGTCTGGATTGGCCCGAAATCAAACAAGCCGCGATTGCGATTGGGTTCCCACTAGTTCTCAAAGCGAGTTACGGCGGTGGCGGGAAGGGAATCCGCGTTCTTGCTGATGTTCATGAACTCCATCAACAATTGCGGGCTGCGCGCCAAGAAGCGGCAGCGTCCTTTTTAAACGATGCGATGTACTTGGAGCAGTTCCTGACAACCGCCCGCCACATTGAAGTGCAGGTGCTAGGAACCGGTCAGGACCTCTTTATTTTGGGTGATCGGGATTGTAGTTTGCAACTGCATAAGCAAAAGGTCTTAGAGGAAAGCCCAGCTAGTATTTTGACGGCCGCGCAACGGCGGAATTTGTACAAGTTATCGCGGCAATTGCTGGCGGGAACCCATTATCAGAGTTTAGGCACGATTGAATACTTATTCGCAGATGGCCAGTTTTACTTTATGGAAATGAATACCCGGCTACAAGTTGAGCACGGGGTGACGGAGCTGACCACCGGTATCGATATCGTTGCTGAACAAATCAAACAAGCGGCGGGGGTCGCCGTCACGTTTCCAGAACACGTTGGCCTGCAGCCGCAGTGTATTGCGATTGAAGCACGTTTGACAGCGACGTTACCAGTAACGCAGACAAAGATTGAAACGCTACAGTGGCCTGAAAATGTCCGTATCGATACGGATTATCATCAAGGTGACCACTTAGTCACGATGTACGACGGTCTAATCGCCAAAATCATGGTCACTGGGGCCGACCGTATAACGGCTGTTCACAACTTGCAGCGGGCGTTGGCCGCAGTCAAGTTGCAGGGACCAACGACCAATCTGGACTTTCTACGACAGACTGTCGCGCGACCAGCGTACGTTAACGACCAATACACGATTCACAGCTTAGCGCGTTGGGAGGCGTCCAAATGA
- a CDS encoding DMT family transporter, producing MKKAYLYIAISTLMFSSMEIALKMAGSAFNPIQLNLIRFFIGAVVLLPFALRALKQTGRKLVSADWRLFALTGLVCVIVSMSLYQLAITVDQASTVAVLFSCNPVFALLFSYLILRERMGRANLISVIISVIGLLIIVNPAHLTNGLGLLLAIGSAVTFGLYSIISRYGSIKRGLNGLTMTCFTFFAGAFELLILAWITKIPAIAAGLKSVGLSQFSAIPILVNVNMNYFWLLFFIGVCVTGGGFAFYFLAMEQTDVSTASLVFFIKPGLAPILAALILHEQILWTTIVGIVVILIGSVVTFVGNRFRERGNTIGQTAAESVKAAEDADTEATHAAHAVSNQEN from the coding sequence GTGAAGAAAGCATATCTTTACATTGCAATTTCAACCTTGATGTTTAGTTCGATGGAAATTGCGCTAAAGATGGCCGGCAGTGCCTTTAATCCCATTCAGTTGAATTTGATTCGATTTTTCATTGGGGCTGTCGTATTATTACCATTTGCCTTGCGTGCCCTAAAACAGACTGGTCGGAAGCTTGTGAGTGCTGACTGGCGGTTATTTGCGCTGACGGGGCTAGTGTGTGTCATTGTTAGTATGTCCCTGTATCAATTGGCGATTACCGTCGACCAAGCTTCGACCGTCGCGGTATTATTCAGCTGTAATCCAGTGTTTGCGCTATTATTCTCCTATTTGATCCTGCGGGAACGGATGGGACGTGCCAATTTGATTTCAGTCATTATTTCAGTCATCGGGCTATTGATCATCGTTAACCCAGCCCATTTAACGAACGGGTTAGGCCTGCTACTGGCAATCGGTTCAGCGGTGACTTTCGGCTTATATAGTATTATTTCACGTTACGGCTCAATCAAACGGGGCCTGAACGGGTTGACCATGACCTGCTTCACGTTCTTTGCCGGGGCTTTCGAATTATTGATTTTAGCTTGGATTACTAAGATTCCGGCGATTGCGGCTGGTTTGAAATCAGTTGGCTTAAGTCAATTTTCAGCCATTCCAATTTTAGTCAACGTCAATATGAACTACTTCTGGTTGTTATTCTTCATCGGCGTCTGCGTCACGGGTGGGGGCTTCGCCTTCTACTTCTTGGCGATGGAACAGACCGATGTTTCGACCGCTTCGTTAGTCTTTTTCATCAAACCAGGCCTGGCCCCAATTTTGGCCGCGCTGATTTTGCATGAACAAATTTTATGGACGACGATTGTTGGTATCGTGGTGATCTTAATCGGTTCCGTCGTCACGTTTGTTGGTAATCGGTTCCGTGAACGTGGGAATACGATTGGTCAAACGGCGGCTGAATCAGTTAAAGCAGCGGAGGACGCTGACACTGAGGCCACTCATGCGGCACATGCCGTCTCAAATCAAGAAAACTAA
- a CDS encoding LCP family protein has protein sequence MSENNNDNQMGPRQRRYREQQARNPHLKPHKKRPWLITLLIVVVLLIITGGWWGYKTWNAAKDTMNTTYQSTGSKKLRNVDAVIKKGKPFSILLLGTDTGALGRGKNFSARTDTMIVATINPKKESMTLTSIPRDTQVMIDGQSEKINAAYTIGGASGAVKSVEKLLDVPIDFYMLINMGGLKQIINAMGGVTITPKMTFKYGHANVKKGVKIKLNGAAALDYSRMRYDDPQGDYGRQKRQRQIIMAMVSQSNSLGSIANIEKITKQLSKNMRTDLTWNDMVALDTKYKNASHHAKSYTVQGTDSMIDGLSYQVASASERYKNSKRIRKALGLSTSSISESLFSETASITTGSSSSTSSSSTTTTSDTTTYGTSTTQDTTTQDQTTTQDQTTTTNQY, from the coding sequence ATGTCTGAAAATAATAACGATAATCAAATGGGGCCACGCCAACGCCGCTACCGCGAGCAACAGGCGCGCAATCCACATTTGAAACCACACAAAAAACGTCCTTGGCTAATTACTTTATTGATCGTGGTCGTCCTGCTAATCATCACCGGTGGCTGGTGGGGCTACAAGACCTGGAATGCCGCTAAGGATACGATGAACACGACTTATCAATCGACGGGGTCCAAGAAGCTCCGGAACGTTGACGCGGTCATCAAGAAAGGCAAACCATTCTCAATTCTATTACTCGGGACCGACACAGGTGCGCTCGGCCGGGGCAAGAACTTCTCTGCTCGGACCGACACCATGATTGTCGCGACCATCAATCCGAAAAAGGAAAGCATGACTTTAACTAGTATTCCGCGGGATACGCAAGTCATGATCGACGGCCAGTCTGAAAAGATCAACGCGGCCTACACGATTGGTGGCGCGAGTGGCGCGGTTAAATCCGTTGAAAAACTACTCGATGTCCCAATTGACTTCTACATGCTGATCAACATGGGTGGCTTGAAGCAAATCATCAATGCCATGGGTGGCGTGACGATCACCCCTAAGATGACCTTCAAGTACGGCCATGCCAATGTTAAGAAGGGTGTCAAAATCAAGCTTAATGGGGCCGCTGCACTGGATTACTCACGGATGCGCTACGATGACCCTCAAGGTGACTACGGTCGTCAAAAACGGCAACGGCAAATCATCATGGCGATGGTTAGTCAATCTAACTCACTAGGTTCAATTGCAAATATTGAAAAGATTACTAAACAACTGTCCAAAAACATGCGGACTGACTTAACTTGGAACGATATGGTCGCGCTCGATACGAAGTACAAGAACGCCTCTCACCACGCTAAGTCCTACACGGTTCAAGGGACGGATTCCATGATTGATGGTCTCTCCTATCAAGTCGCTTCTGCTTCAGAACGTTACAAGAATTCCAAACGAATTCGAAAAGCGCTCGGCCTCTCTACTAGCAGCATCTCAGAATCACTCTTCTCTGAGACGGCTTCTATTACGACCGGCAGCAGTTCAAGCACTAGTTCGTCAAGCACCACCACAACTAGTGACACGACCACTTATGGCACTAGCACGACCCAAGACACGACGACTCAGGACCAAACAACCACTCAAGATCAAACAACGACAACTAATCAGTATTAA
- a CDS encoding AEC family transporter, translating into MQILGTFVQSISGVMTIIVMIAVGYLLARWGWFNESATKLIARLVTQIALPAYMIATITKQFTAEKLLSTLPGLRFPVLNMAILFGISFGVMRALNIKKGHRGLFSSMFLNSNTVFIGLPVNQALFGNSALPYVLVYYMANTTIFWTLGVYLIQRDGTGSANFDLKQTLKKIFSPPLLGFMIGVLLVIAHIKLPNFLMDDFSYIGGLTIPLSMIFIGISMANAGLSSMRFDRDSIGILIGRFILAPVLMTVMLIPMSIPLEMKQVFILQSAMPVMTNAPVVSKLYGADADYAAVMVTETTLLSLIVIPILMVVVQSGLIH; encoded by the coding sequence GTGCAGATTTTAGGAACCTTTGTGCAGAGTATTTCCGGGGTCATGACGATTATCGTGATGATTGCGGTGGGGTACTTATTGGCACGGTGGGGCTGGTTCAACGAAAGTGCCACCAAATTAATTGCCCGATTAGTCACCCAAATTGCCTTACCGGCCTATATGATTGCGACGATCACGAAGCAATTTACGGCTGAAAAATTGCTGTCGACGTTACCCGGATTACGTTTTCCGGTACTGAATATGGCGATTCTATTTGGGATTTCGTTTGGCGTGATGCGGGCGTTGAATATCAAGAAGGGCCATCGGGGCTTATTTTCGTCGATGTTTCTGAATTCGAATACGGTATTCATTGGTCTACCCGTCAACCAGGCACTGTTTGGCAATAGTGCATTGCCGTACGTGCTGGTCTACTATATGGCCAACACGACGATTTTCTGGACGTTAGGCGTGTACCTGATTCAGCGTGACGGCACTGGGTCAGCCAATTTTGATCTGAAACAAACGCTCAAGAAGATTTTTTCACCGCCATTGTTGGGCTTCATGATTGGGGTCCTGCTGGTCATCGCTCATATCAAACTGCCAAACTTTTTAATGGATGATTTCTCCTATATTGGTGGCTTGACGATTCCACTGTCGATGATTTTTATTGGAATCTCCATGGCAAATGCTGGTCTCAGCAGTATGCGTTTCGACCGCGATAGTATCGGAATTTTAATCGGTCGGTTCATCCTCGCACCGGTTTTGATGACGGTGATGTTGATTCCGATGTCGATTCCGTTAGAAATGAAGCAAGTCTTTATTTTACAATCTGCGATGCCGGTTATGACCAACGCGCCAGTCGTTTCCAAGCTGTACGGTGCGGATGCGGATTATGCGGCGGTGATGGTGACTGAGACGACTTTGTTAAGTCTGATCGTGATTCCAATTTTGATGGTCGTCGTCCAATCGGGATTGATACATTAA
- a CDS encoding acetyl-CoA carboxylase carboxyltransferase subunit beta gives MSHYPSPGTWSACPNCGRHVHQRQWGTDQQCPYCHYWRRLTATQRIQQLTDAETFQPFEMPERTVDRLAFPDYLAKLQRAKQETGLSEAIICGTAQIAQQSCVLAVMDSHFMMGTLNTAVTRRLLYASEQARARQLPLVIVTASGGARMQEGIYALVGMNLILAELARLAQDQLPLITVLTDPTMGGVSASFAFEGDLVLAEAGAKIGFAGARVIQQTTPGDLPADFQTADQLLENGMLDAVVERSRLKAYLGQALANYGIGGRADG, from the coding sequence ATGAGTCATTATCCAAGTCCAGGTACGTGGTCGGCCTGTCCTAATTGCGGCCGCCACGTCCATCAACGACAATGGGGCACGGATCAACAGTGTCCCTATTGTCACTATTGGCGACGATTGACGGCCACACAACGCATCCAACAACTGACCGATGCTGAGACGTTTCAGCCGTTTGAAATGCCTGAGCGGACCGTTGATCGACTGGCGTTTCCAGACTATCTGGCTAAGTTGCAACGCGCTAAGCAGGAGACCGGTTTAAGTGAAGCAATCATCTGCGGCACTGCCCAAATTGCCCAACAATCCTGCGTCCTGGCAGTCATGGATAGTCATTTTATGATGGGAACGCTGAATACGGCGGTGACCCGTCGGCTGCTATATGCGAGTGAACAAGCGCGTGCTCGGCAGTTGCCATTGGTGATCGTCACCGCTTCTGGTGGTGCCCGCATGCAAGAGGGGATTTATGCCTTAGTGGGCATGAACCTGATTTTAGCAGAGTTAGCCCGGCTGGCGCAGGACCAATTGCCATTGATCACCGTACTTACCGACCCAACGATGGGCGGCGTCTCCGCGAGCTTTGCCTTTGAGGGCGACTTAGTGTTAGCTGAAGCGGGCGCCAAGATTGGTTTCGCCGGGGCGCGGGTCATTCAACAGACAACCCCTGGCGACTTACCCGCTGATTTTCAAACGGCGGACCAATTGCTAGAAAATGGGATGTTGGATGCCGTCGTTGAACGGTCGCGCCTCAAGGCTTATTTGGGCCAGGCATTAGCGAATTACGGGATTGGGGGACGAGCCGATGGATAA
- a CDS encoding ketoacyl-ACP synthase III, with the protein MPTYTKLTAMGQYVPARVVDNDELATIMDTSDEWIQAHTGIKTRHYAMNDENTSDLATQVAQQLLQKSGVAASAIDLILVTTITPDALTPATACLVQANIGASNAFAFDLSAACAGFTFGLATADKFIRSGQYQNVMVISAEVNSKMMDFQDRTAAVFFGDGAGGALLQATTDPAENSILAEKLQSQGNAEVIHSGRVQPITKVAADNYPKTDAFYQAGRDVFQFATTVVPEQMRGVIAEAKLTTDDLQYVICHQANLRIIEKIAANLALPMAKFPHNVEQLGNTSSAGVAMALASVFDTLTGPTLLTAFGGGLAYGSVLIKK; encoded by the coding sequence ATGCCAACTTATACAAAATTAACCGCCATGGGACAGTATGTTCCGGCACGCGTCGTTGACAATGACGAATTAGCGACGATCATGGATACGAGCGACGAGTGGATTCAAGCCCATACAGGAATCAAGACCCGGCACTATGCCATGAATGATGAGAATACCTCAGATCTAGCCACCCAGGTCGCCCAGCAGTTGCTGCAAAAGAGTGGCGTGGCAGCCAGTGCCATCGACTTGATTTTAGTGACGACGATTACGCCGGACGCGTTGACACCAGCCACCGCTTGTTTAGTGCAGGCGAATATTGGCGCCAGCAATGCCTTTGCCTTCGACCTTAGTGCCGCTTGTGCAGGGTTTACCTTTGGCTTAGCAACGGCGGATAAATTCATTCGTAGTGGCCAGTATCAGAACGTGATGGTCATTAGTGCGGAAGTCAATTCCAAGATGATGGACTTTCAAGACCGGACCGCGGCCGTCTTTTTCGGCGATGGCGCGGGTGGCGCGTTGTTGCAAGCAACGACGGATCCTGCAGAAAACAGTATTTTAGCTGAAAAGTTACAATCACAAGGTAACGCTGAAGTGATTCATTCGGGCCGCGTGCAGCCCATCACGAAAGTTGCAGCGGACAATTATCCGAAGACGGACGCGTTCTACCAAGCTGGGCGCGACGTCTTTCAATTTGCGACCACGGTCGTCCCCGAACAGATGCGTGGTGTGATTGCGGAGGCTAAGCTGACAACTGACGACTTGCAATACGTCATTTGTCACCAGGCCAACTTGCGAATCATTGAAAAAATCGCGGCCAACTTAGCGTTACCAATGGCGAAATTTCCGCATAACGTTGAACAGTTAGGCAACACCTCCTCAGCTGGTGTCGCGATGGCGTTAGCGAGTGTATTCGATACCTTAACTGGACCAACGTTACTCACGGCCTTTGGTGGCGGGTTAGCCTATGGGTCCGTATTGATTAAGAAGTAG
- the accA gene encoding carboxyltransferase subunit alpha produces the protein MDKRLQRLRAADRVSAPMVIQALLPTMTVQTGDRVLGRDAALTAGFGRTATGQQLAVLGVDRGVDIQSRREKNGGALTVPGYRTALRVIKHAAKFGWPVVSLINMPGADASPESERHGQSQAIADMIAAMGQLTVPNLVVFLGEGHSGGALAFANANLIIMLDDALFNVASPEAVTAILHGQQTVSDAIDLLPMTADALQARGLVDQIIAHDQADLITVINQTIERQLAPLKSLTATQLVAQRERKFRQFLDSWPVN, from the coding sequence ATGGATAAACGATTACAGCGGTTACGCGCCGCTGACCGGGTAAGTGCCCCCATGGTCATTCAGGCACTACTACCGACGATGACGGTGCAGACTGGTGACCGAGTGCTCGGCCGTGACGCGGCGTTAACGGCGGGCTTCGGTCGAACGGCCACTGGTCAACAGCTTGCCGTCTTGGGCGTTGACCGGGGTGTCGATATTCAAAGTCGGCGTGAAAAAAACGGTGGCGCATTGACGGTGCCTGGTTACCGAACTGCGCTGCGGGTCATCAAGCACGCCGCCAAGTTCGGCTGGCCGGTCGTCAGTCTGATCAACATGCCCGGCGCGGATGCGAGTCCAGAATCGGAACGTCATGGTCAGAGCCAGGCGATTGCCGATATGATTGCCGCGATGGGCCAGTTGACCGTTCCTAATCTCGTCGTTTTCTTAGGCGAAGGGCATAGTGGTGGTGCGTTAGCTTTTGCCAACGCCAATCTCATCATCATGTTAGATGACGCGTTATTCAACGTCGCGTCACCGGAAGCCGTCACTGCGATTTTACACGGCCAACAAACTGTCAGCGATGCCATTGACTTGTTGCCAATGACGGCGGATGCGTTGCAGGCGCGCGGGTTAGTCGACCAAATCATCGCGCACGACCAGGCTGACTTGATTACTGTCATTAATCAAACGATTGAACGCCAGCTGGCACCTCTGAAATCCCTGACAGCTACTCAACTCGTTGCGCAACGTGAGCGTAAATTTAGGCAGTTCTTGGACAGTTGGCCGGTTAATTGA
- a CDS encoding acetyl-CoA carboxylase biotin carboxyl carrier protein produces MELKDLDRLVEKYARQGYQQIRVKAGDLEIAVTKPSVTAPVNAAASTNTVTNPSADNQAATITSESAITESTTTEAAIGATDTANVTIPSPMVGVVHLAPDLQVGQSVTAGQELGQIESMKLFNPLVSPADGTLTAVLIADNATVEYEQPLFTMRKDR; encoded by the coding sequence ATGGAATTAAAAGATTTAGACCGATTAGTCGAGAAGTATGCGCGGCAAGGCTATCAACAAATTCGGGTCAAAGCCGGCGACTTGGAGATTGCCGTCACCAAACCGAGTGTCACTGCACCAGTGAACGCGGCAGCGTCGACAAACACAGTGACAAATCCGTCCGCTGACAATCAAGCGGCAACCATCACGAGCGAATCTGCCATCACTGAATCTACAACGACTGAAGCTGCAATCGGCGCTACTGACACGGCGAACGTCACGATCCCAAGTCCAATGGTGGGCGTCGTCCACTTAGCCCCGGACTTACAAGTTGGGCAGTCAGTGACGGCTGGTCAAGAATTGGGCCAAATCGAAAGCATGAAGTTGTTTAACCCCCTCGTGAGTCCGGCTGACGGCACGCTCACGGCGGTACTGATTGCGGATAACGCGACCGTCGAATATGAACAACCCTTATTTACAATGCGAAAGGATCGGTAG
- a CDS encoding PTS sugar transporter subunit IIA — protein MLAFVVVSHGSFARGIVDSSYMIFGKQDKVQTVTFQLDEEPGVLTEKLMAAVDRFDADDQVLFMVDLWGGSPFNAASRIVAEHTDRMGLVTGLNLPMLIEAYTVRDKPIDDVIAHLEETGKIGIKHLNLLKEDEEDEPL, from the coding sequence ATGTTAGCATTTGTTGTTGTGAGTCATGGCAGCTTTGCCCGGGGGATCGTAGACTCATCATACATGATATTTGGCAAGCAGGATAAGGTCCAGACGGTCACGTTTCAATTAGACGAAGAACCCGGCGTCCTGACTGAAAAACTGATGGCGGCGGTCGACCGGTTTGATGCCGACGACCAAGTCCTGTTCATGGTCGACTTATGGGGTGGGTCCCCATTCAACGCGGCGAGTCGTATTGTCGCTGAACATACCGACCGAATGGGACTTGTCACCGGCCTGAATCTGCCGATGTTGATTGAAGCCTATACGGTTAGAGACAAACCAATCGACGACGTTATCGCCCACCTGGAAGAGACGGGTAAGATTGGTATCAAACACTTGAACTTATTAAAAGAAGACGAGGAAGATGAGCCACTATGA
- a CDS encoding 2,3-bisphosphoglycerate-dependent phosphoglycerate mutase, with protein sequence MTELVLVRHGESTANRDNTYTGWSDVPLTAAGIAQAHDAGQRLRATGIQFGAVHTSVLQRAIVTANIMLDEIDQLWLPEYKTWRLNERHYGALRGQNKDATRHEYGKQQVQQWRRSFYTVPPLLAPDELDHDRRYTKYGAAVEPRGESLKMAYDRIMPYWIDQIAPRLLDGHNQLVVAHGSTLRALIKYLEQISDTGIDGVEVANGVPICYHLDQQLNVIGKDEY encoded by the coding sequence ATGACAGAACTTGTACTGGTTCGCCATGGTGAGAGCACGGCCAATCGGGATAATACTTATACGGGATGGAGCGATGTTCCGCTCACGGCAGCTGGCATTGCACAAGCCCACGATGCGGGACAGCGATTGCGCGCCACTGGTATTCAGTTTGGGGCGGTGCATACGTCAGTCTTGCAACGTGCCATCGTGACGGCCAACATTATGTTAGATGAAATCGACCAATTATGGCTACCAGAGTATAAGACGTGGCGTTTAAATGAACGACATTACGGGGCGTTACGTGGTCAAAATAAAGATGCGACCCGCCATGAATATGGCAAGCAACAGGTTCAGCAATGGCGGCGGAGTTTTTATACCGTACCGCCGTTATTAGCACCGGATGAGCTCGACCATGACCGGCGTTATACGAAGTACGGTGCGGCGGTCGAACCGCGTGGTGAAAGCCTGAAGATGGCCTATGACCGAATCATGCCCTATTGGATCGATCAGATTGCACCACGACTGTTAGATGGCCATAATCAATTGGTCGTCGCACATGGCAGTACGTTGCGCGCGCTGATTAAATACTTGGAACAAATTAGCGATACGGGCATCGATGGCGTTGAAGTGGCGAACGGGGTGCCTATTTGTTACCACTTAGACCAGCAGCTGAACGTTATCGGTAAGGACGAGTATTAA
- a CDS encoding PTS system mannose/fructose/N-acetylgalactosamine-transporter subunit IIB: MTMDIRLARIDSRLLHGQVATVWTKSVSPNRILVVSDEVARDALRKILIVQAAPPGVKANVITVDKMIEIYHDSLFDNVKPLILTDTPQNMARLVAGGLDFSQTGVDIGSLAFSTGMVMVTNAVAVGQAEADALYVLAAAGLKVYAQKVPTDKQVDLMPLLAKNGFAAPGQPETELK, encoded by the coding sequence ATGACGATGGATATTCGCTTGGCGCGGATCGATAGTCGGCTCTTGCACGGGCAGGTCGCCACGGTCTGGACCAAAAGTGTCAGTCCTAACCGGATTCTAGTCGTGTCTGATGAGGTCGCCCGGGATGCACTGCGCAAGATTTTAATCGTTCAAGCGGCGCCACCGGGTGTCAAAGCGAATGTGATTACGGTCGACAAGATGATCGAGATTTATCATGATTCCCTGTTCGACAATGTCAAACCACTGATTCTGACGGATACGCCGCAAAACATGGCGCGCCTCGTTGCCGGCGGGCTGGACTTTAGCCAGACGGGTGTCGACATTGGCAGCCTCGCTTTTTCAACCGGAATGGTAATGGTCACCAATGCGGTCGCCGTCGGTCAGGCTGAAGCTGATGCCTTGTATGTGTTGGCCGCGGCCGGATTAAAAGTCTACGCCCAGAAGGTGCCGACGGACAAACAGGTTGATTTGATGCCCTTGCTGGCTAAAAATGGCTTTGCGGCACCCGGCCAACCGGAAACGGAATTGAAATAG